Proteins from a genomic interval of Desulfovibrio piger:
- a CDS encoding efflux RND transporter permease subunit translates to MFSRIFIERPRLAAVVSLILLLAGGISLANLPVAEYPEIAPPTLFVSATYSGASADVVAQTVAMPLENEINGVEDLLYFSSTSSNSGSYSCSVTFRSGTDSDIALVNLQNAVKRAEAQLPSEVTKVGITVEKRGNDILAMLAFQTDGTSLSLNELVNYVNNNVKDALARLEGVSSSDMMSQQEYAMRIWMDPLRMSGLGISSSEIRSAVEAQNVQAAAGTLGAEGSNRYVSYKLNAQGRLKTAEEFGEIVVRSDADSGRIVRLRDVATVELGSSSYSGRSTFNGKESVGLSLYRSPDANALATMNRIKAELATWEQRFPPGVSYSIAYDPTKFIVASMREMVSTLVVALILVVLVTWLFIQDWRATLIPAVAIPVSLVGTFSVMYALGYSINTLTMFGLILVIGSLVDDAIVVVENTQGIMEREGLPAREAAIKSMRQITGAVIATTLVTVACYAPLAFYGGMVGAIYRQFAVSMCVALCLSTVVALTLSPALCALVLRRSGGQCAPIFLPVNRFLDALRGRYLGLTGRLVRRGGLTLGILGGTFLGVWLLYGHISPSFLPMEDKGVIFCNVELPGDAVQERTDAVLATVRERLAAIPGIRSVMQVSGMSMLSGSGENAAMCIVELDPWEERSAPQTRLSAIMGQIQARTHDIAAASIVAFTPPAIMGLGATGGASFDICGIGDIDASALATVTDAFVRDLSARPETMFAMTAYDAATPQLRLRLDREKAELLGVQAGTVFSTLQDVLASYYINDFTLSGNNFEVKLQAGADSRSSLHHVEELLIPNSNGDMVPLSALGTLQYEVGPRQITRFNKMVAAEINAQSAPGVSSGDLYAAIEGIKLPAGYHIEWTGLSYQEKQNTGQIVFLMGLALLFAYLFLVAQYESWTIPVPVMLTVSFAVLGALLGLIVCGESMSIYAQLGLVMLIGLAAKNAILMVEFSKQEREGGKGIEEAALSGANLRFRAVMMTAWSFLFGVLPLVFADGAGAASRQAIGITTFAGMLAATCVGIVFTPALYAVFQRLREKASRKFRGGRAALCLLLAVGLSGLGGCTLGPDFKRADADVPENFLPGTLAGTGAPLRPSWWEDFHDPLLTALVLEAQEGSLSVRQAVQRVAQSRAARMEARAEFLPDATGTGELARSRNYAPDGTATKLDASVQLALAVDVFGGLRRSLEAAGADLEAAGISLADARASLAVEVANGYVDLRLAQEKLRIALENVAVQRDTVRVIQARADAGTVAMLDLHAARAQMETTQASVPSAEAEVVAAIRGLEALAGRNPGMFDARLSPAGPIPELRSLPSAVPSDLLRRRPDVRKAEAEHHAATARIGVAQAALFPSFSLVGSGAVTSSDFVSWSDAMKSLGVGPMASWNIFSFGRNKAMVDQARAAAAEAALVYRETVLEALHDVETSWSAYEKESRREDGLRAARDHQRQALRLSRDLYAGGKGDYLDVLTAQASSLSAETEYASHRAAMAKDAVSLVRALGGGWTGENMTQP, encoded by the coding sequence CTTCGTTTCGGCGACCTATTCCGGGGCCAGTGCCGACGTGGTGGCCCAGACCGTGGCCATGCCTTTGGAGAACGAGATCAACGGCGTGGAGGACCTGCTGTACTTTTCTTCCACCAGCAGCAATTCCGGCTCCTATTCCTGCTCCGTGACCTTCCGCTCCGGCACGGATTCCGACATCGCCCTCGTCAACCTGCAAAATGCCGTCAAACGCGCGGAGGCCCAGCTGCCCAGCGAGGTGACCAAGGTCGGCATCACGGTGGAGAAGCGCGGCAACGATATCCTGGCCATGCTGGCCTTCCAGACCGACGGCACCTCCCTGAGCCTGAACGAGCTGGTCAACTATGTGAACAACAACGTCAAGGATGCCCTGGCCCGTCTGGAGGGGGTCTCCTCGTCGGACATGATGTCGCAGCAGGAATACGCCATGCGCATCTGGATGGACCCCTTGCGCATGTCCGGGCTCGGCATCTCGTCCAGCGAGATCAGGAGCGCCGTGGAGGCGCAGAACGTGCAGGCGGCCGCGGGCACGCTGGGGGCCGAAGGCAGCAACCGTTACGTTTCCTACAAGCTCAATGCGCAGGGGCGCCTCAAGACGGCGGAAGAATTCGGCGAGATCGTGGTCCGCTCCGATGCCGACAGCGGCCGGATAGTACGCCTGCGGGACGTGGCCACCGTGGAGCTGGGCTCCAGCAGCTATTCAGGACGTTCCACCTTCAACGGCAAGGAAAGCGTGGGCCTGTCCCTGTACCGGAGCCCTGATGCCAATGCGCTGGCGACCATGAACCGCATCAAGGCCGAGCTGGCCACCTGGGAGCAGCGCTTTCCGCCCGGTGTGAGCTATTCCATCGCCTATGACCCGACCAAGTTCATCGTCGCCTCCATGCGGGAGATGGTCTCCACCCTGGTGGTGGCCCTGATCCTGGTCGTTCTGGTGACGTGGCTGTTCATCCAGGACTGGCGGGCCACGCTCATCCCGGCGGTGGCCATCCCCGTGTCGCTGGTGGGGACCTTCAGCGTCATGTACGCCCTGGGATACAGCATCAACACCCTGACCATGTTCGGCCTGATCCTCGTCATCGGTTCCCTGGTGGACGATGCCATCGTGGTGGTGGAGAACACGCAGGGCATCATGGAACGCGAAGGCCTGCCCGCCCGTGAGGCAGCCATAAAAAGCATGCGGCAGATCACCGGGGCCGTCATCGCCACGACCCTGGTCACGGTGGCCTGCTATGCGCCTCTGGCCTTTTACGGCGGCATGGTGGGGGCCATCTACCGCCAGTTCGCGGTGAGCATGTGCGTGGCCCTTTGCCTTTCCACCGTGGTGGCGCTGACGCTCAGCCCGGCTCTGTGCGCCCTGGTCCTGCGCAGGTCGGGCGGGCAGTGTGCCCCCATCTTCCTGCCCGTCAACAGGTTCCTGGACGCCCTGCGCGGCCGCTACCTGGGCCTGACGGGGCGTCTTGTGCGGCGCGGCGGGCTGACGCTGGGCATACTGGGCGGGACCTTCCTCGGCGTATGGCTTCTGTACGGGCATATCTCGCCGTCGTTCCTGCCCATGGAAGACAAGGGCGTCATCTTCTGCAATGTGGAATTGCCCGGCGATGCTGTCCAGGAACGTACCGATGCGGTGCTGGCCACGGTGCGCGAGCGTCTGGCGGCCATCCCCGGCATCCGTTCCGTCATGCAGGTCTCGGGCATGAGCATGCTCAGCGGCAGCGGGGAGAACGCGGCCATGTGCATCGTGGAGCTGGATCCCTGGGAGGAGCGCAGCGCGCCGCAGACCCGCCTTTCGGCCATCATGGGACAGATCCAGGCACGGACGCATGACATCGCCGCCGCCAGCATCGTGGCCTTCACGCCGCCGGCCATCATGGGCCTGGGAGCCACGGGCGGTGCCTCGTTCGACATCTGCGGCATCGGGGACATCGATGCTTCCGCACTGGCCACCGTCACGGACGCCTTTGTCCGTGATCTGTCGGCACGCCCCGAGACCATGTTCGCCATGACTGCCTATGATGCGGCCACGCCGCAGCTCCGCCTGCGCCTGGACCGCGAAAAGGCCGAACTGTTGGGCGTACAGGCCGGGACCGTGTTTTCCACGCTCCAGGATGTGCTGGCGTCCTACTATATCAACGACTTCACCCTGAGCGGCAACAATTTCGAGGTCAAGCTCCAGGCCGGGGCCGACTCCCGCTCGTCGCTGCATCATGTGGAAGAATTGCTCATCCCCAACAGCAACGGCGACATGGTGCCCCTGAGCGCTCTGGGCACGCTCCAGTATGAAGTGGGGCCGCGCCAGATCACGCGCTTCAACAAGATGGTCGCGGCGGAGATCAACGCCCAGAGCGCCCCCGGTGTCAGCTCCGGCGACCTGTATGCGGCCATCGAGGGCATCAAGCTGCCCGCGGGCTACCATATCGAATGGACGGGCCTCAGCTATCAGGAAAAGCAGAACACCGGGCAGATCGTGTTCCTCATGGGGCTGGCCCTGCTGTTCGCCTATCTTTTCCTGGTGGCGCAGTACGAGAGCTGGACGATCCCCGTGCCGGTGATGCTGACCGTCAGCTTCGCCGTGTTGGGGGCCCTGCTGGGGCTGATCGTCTGCGGGGAATCCATGAGCATCTATGCCCAGCTGGGCCTGGTCATGCTCATCGGCCTTGCGGCCAAGAACGCCATCCTGATGGTGGAATTCTCCAAGCAGGAACGCGAGGGCGGCAAAGGCATCGAGGAGGCGGCCCTTTCGGGGGCTAACCTGCGTTTCCGCGCCGTGATGATGACGGCCTGGAGCTTCCTCTTCGGCGTTCTGCCCCTGGTGTTCGCGGACGGTGCGGGTGCCGCCAGCCGTCAGGCCATCGGCATCACGACCTTTGCCGGCATGCTGGCGGCCACATGTGTGGGCATCGTGTTCACACCGGCCCTGTATGCCGTTTTCCAGCGCCTGCGCGAAAAGGCTTCGAGAAAGTTCCGCGGCGGTCGCGCGGCCCTGTGCCTGCTGCTGGCCGTGGGCCTGTCCGGTCTGGGCGGCTGCACCCTGGGGCCTGACTTCAAGCGGGCGGACGCGGACGTACCGGAAAACTTCCTGCCCGGCACGCTTGCCGGTACGGGTGCTCCCCTGCGCCCGTCCTGGTGGGAGGATTTTCATGATCCGCTGCTGACGGCCCTGGTGCTCGAAGCCCAGGAGGGGAGCCTTTCCGTCCGGCAGGCCGTGCAGCGGGTGGCCCAGTCGCGGGCGGCACGCATGGAGGCCCGTGCGGAATTCCTGCCGGATGCCACCGGGACGGGCGAGCTTGCCCGCTCCCGGAACTATGCGCCCGACGGGACAGCCACCAAACTGGACGCCTCCGTGCAGCTGGCCTTGGCCGTGGACGTGTTCGGCGGGCTGCGGCGCAGCCTGGAAGCTGCCGGGGCCGATCTGGAGGCCGCGGGCATAAGCCTTGCCGACGCACGCGCCTCCCTGGCGGTGGAAGTGGCCAATGGCTATGTGGATCTGCGGCTGGCACAGGAAAAACTCCGCATCGCGCTGGAGAACGTGGCCGTGCAGCGGGATACGGTACGCGTCATCCAGGCCCGTGCCGATGCCGGTACCGTGGCCATGCTCGACCTGCATGCCGCCCGGGCCCAGATGGAGACCACGCAGGCGTCCGTGCCGTCGGCGGAAGCGGAGGTCGTGGCGGCCATCCGCGGTCTGGAGGCCCTTGCCGGCCGCAATCCCGGCATGTTCGATGCCCGGCTGTCCCCCGCCGGGCCCATACCGGAATTGCGCAGTCTGCCTTCGGCCGTGCCTTCCGATCTGCTGCGCCGCAGGCCGGACGTCCGCAAGGCCGAAGCCGAGCACCATGCGGCCACGGCACGCATCGGGGTGGCCCAGGCCGCGCTCTTTCCCAGCTTTTCCCTTGTGGGCAGCGGGGCCGTCACTTCCTCGGACTTCGTCTCCTGGAGCGACGCCATGAAGAGCCTGGGCGTGGGGCCCATGGCAAGCTGGAACATCTTCTCGTTCGGCCGGAACAAGGCCATGGTGGATCAAGCCCGGGCAGCCGCGGCAGAGGCCGCTCTTGTGTACCGGGAAACGGTCCTGGAGGCCCTGCATGACGTGGAGACGTCCTGGTCGGCCTATGAAAAGGAATCACGCCGGGAAGACGGCCTGCGTGCGGCCCGGGACCATCAGAGACAGGCCCTGCGGCTTTCCCGCGATCTGTACGCGGGGGGCAAGGGCGACTATCTGGATGTCCTGACGGCCCAGGCATCCAGCCTGAGCGCCGAGACGGAATACGCCTCGCATCGGGCGGCCATGGCCAAGGATGCTGTTTCTCTCGTCAGGGCCCTTGGCGGCGGCTGGACAGGAGAAAACATGACGCAGCCTTGA